CAATTTCATGTCAATTGGGCGCACCTTCAATAAAGGGGATGGCAACTTCATAACAATCGGTCACAAGTATGGCAAGACAGATAATAGCATGTTATCCATGGGTCAGCCATTTGATAAGGGTGATGGAAATTTTATATCCATGGGCCAGTCATATGAAAAGGGAGATGCAAGTGTCATGTCATTGGGTGTCTCCTATGCCAAGGGGCATGAAAATTTCATTACAGTGGGCCCAACGTATAGTAAAACCGACGAGAATTTTATGTCAATGGCTCCTTCCTACAATAAGGGGAATAATCACATAATATCAATGGGTCCTACCTATGACAAAGCAGATTCCAACATTGTATCAATGGGTACTTCCTATGTCAAAGGGCATTCCAATGCTTTATCTATGGGTCACAACTTCAATAAAGGTGAGAGCAGTACCATATCTTTTGGTGGTCTTTGTGATGAACCTGAGACAAATCCCCCGGGCGGGATGATTAGTAGCTATGATTTGTTTATGGGTACTCAGAACTCAGCTCAAGCTTCAGAAATACCAGGCCAGAAGGATCTGGTTGAGTCCAATGGTGAACCAGTTGTAAATGATGCTCCGGAACCTACTTCTAAACCTGATGCCAACCCAAGGTATAAGGAGCCAAAAACAACTAAGAAGGCTCCTCCAAACAACTTCCCTTCAAATGTCAAAAGTTTGTTATCAACTGGTATGTATGACGGGGTCCCTGTGAAGTATGTTTCCTGGTCGCGAGAGGTATATTTGTTCTTTCAGGTTGCTTGTCCATATTTGGAATGCTATTTTAACTTTCTGGACCtcttgattttaatattttacgtgtgtttaaattttatgtttggaAGAAAAATCTTAAAGGACTTATAAAGGGAACTGGGTATTTGTGTTCCTGCGACAACTGTAATCTCTCCAAGGTAAGCACCTCATATTAATTTTCTGCACAAAGGCAACTAAGGAGTGTTCGATCTGAGCTTAATAACCAAGCTGGTATTTTTTATTGCATCACAGTCTCTTAATGCTTATGAGTTTGAGCGTCATGCTGGTTGCAAGACCAAACACccaaataatcatatttactTTGAGAATGG
This window of the Juglans regia cultivar Chandler chromosome 12, Walnut 2.0, whole genome shotgun sequence genome carries:
- the LOC108982984 gene encoding uncharacterized protein LOC108982984 isoform X2, which produces MGCDNSSRIEPKRGHQWFMDAGGPDLFNNKKQALEALNGRQVSGVAQMNVFPWDNNSGFQSVPGQFTDRLFGSEPLRTVNLVDRNIPSVESGSMDMGIKVFENQYGKDPSVSLSRSHAIEDPASCLNFGGIRKVRVNEVNSENGMSESLGHSYSRADNTGISMSASYNKNDENVISLEAAYSNGNENTNSIGPSFSKVDNNFMSIGRTFNKGDGNFITIGHKYGKTDNSMLSMGQPFDKGDGNFISMGQSYEKGDASVMSLGVSYAKGHENFITVGPTYSKTDENFMSMAPSYNKGNNHIISMGPTYDKADSNIVSMGTSYVKGHSNALSMGHNFNKGESSTISFGGLCDEPETNPPGGMISSYDLFMGTQNSAQASEIPGQKDLVESNGEPVVNDAPEPTSKPDANPRYKEPKTTKKAPPNNFPSNVKSLLSTGMYDGVPVKYVSWSREKNLKGLIKGTGYLCSCDNCNLSKSLNAYEFERHAGCKTKHPNNHIYFENGKTIYAVVQELKSTSQEILFDAIQNVTGSPINQKNFRIWKASYQAATRELQRIYGKDEVIMPC
- the LOC108982984 gene encoding uncharacterized protein LOC108982984 isoform X1, with amino-acid sequence MSFQHKSIWTPRDAGCLTDGEMGCDNSSRIEPKRGHQWFMDAGGPDLFNNKKQALEALNGRQVSGVAQMNVFPWDNNSGFQSVPGQFTDRLFGSEPLRTVNLVDRNIPSVESGSMDMGIKVFENQYGKDPSVSLSRSHAIEDPASCLNFGGIRKVRVNEVNSENGMSESLGHSYSRADNTGISMSASYNKNDENVISLEAAYSNGNENTNSIGPSFSKVDNNFMSIGRTFNKGDGNFITIGHKYGKTDNSMLSMGQPFDKGDGNFISMGQSYEKGDASVMSLGVSYAKGHENFITVGPTYSKTDENFMSMAPSYNKGNNHIISMGPTYDKADSNIVSMGTSYVKGHSNALSMGHNFNKGESSTISFGGLCDEPETNPPGGMISSYDLFMGTQNSAQASEIPGQKDLVESNGEPVVNDAPEPTSKPDANPRYKEPKTTKKAPPNNFPSNVKSLLSTGMYDGVPVKYVSWSREKNLKGLIKGTGYLCSCDNCNLSKSLNAYEFERHAGCKTKHPNNHIYFENGKTIYAVVQELKSTSQEILFDAIQNVTGSPINQKNFRIWKASYQAATRELQRIYGKDEVIMPC